The Halarchaeum grantii nucleotide sequence TGCGCGTCGAGGGGACGGTGCCGGCGGTCGAGGAGTACAGCTACGAGCCGGCCCAGCAGCTCACGGTCGCGGAGTTCACGCAGGCCCAGCAGGGCGGCTCCGCGTCGATGATCGGCGAGGCGCACACGACGCGGCCGTACACCGAGAGCAGTCAGGAGGCACGGACCGCGATCGAGGACGCCCAGAGCGCCATCGAGAGCGCGCAGAGCGCGGGCGCGAGCGTGAGTGAGGCGACCTCGCTCGTCGAGAACGCCATCTCCGCGTACAACGCCGGGAACTTCGAGAACGCCATCTCGCTCGCGAGTCAGGCCGAACAGCAGGCCGAGTCCGCGGCCTCCTCCGCGCAGACCCAGCGTTGGCTGTTCATCGGCGCGGGGGTCGTCGTCGCGCTCCTCGTGATCGGCGGCGGCGTCTGGTGGTACCTGCGCCAGCGCGACACCTACGACCGCCTCGGCTAGGGTCGAACCCGCACGCCTTTCTACGCTCCTCGTCCTACGACAGCCAGATGCGGACGCTCGTTCCGTTCGACGCCACGGACCCGAAGACGCGCCTCGCGGGACTGTTCACCCCGTCGGAGCGACGCGACCTCGCGGGCGTGCTGCTCGCGGACGTCCTCGCGGCGCTCCGCGCGGCGGGCGGCGACCCGCTCGTCGTCGCGACCGAGTCGGTCGACTGCGCGGCGCCCGTCGTCGTGGACGAGCGGCCGCTGAGCGAGGCGGTGAACGCCCGTCTCGACGCGGGGACGGCGGTGGTGATGGCCGACCTCGCGCTCGCGACGCCGCGCGCGCTGGCGCGCTTCTTCGCGGCGGACGGCGACGTGGTGCTCGCCCCGGGTCTCGGCGGCGGGACGAACGCGCTCGTCGTTCGGGACGACGCCTTCGCGGTCGACTACCACGGCACGTCCTACCTCGACCACCTCCGGGCCGCCCACGAGGGCGGGCTGTCGGTTCGGGAGTTCGACGCGACGCGGCTCGCGCTCGACGTGGACGAGCGTGCGGACCTCGCGGACGTGCTGGTGCGCGGGGAGGGCGAGGCGGGCGCGTGGCTCCGCGAGGCGGGCGTCCGCCTCGACCGGACGGGCGGGCGGACGACCGTCACCCGAAGCGAGTAACCGTGTGGCGGACGACGGGCCGACGATGAAACACCGCCTCCTGCGGGCCGCCGCGTCGGTGGTCGGCCTGCTCGCGCTCGCCGGCGTCACGGGCACGCTGGTCGACGTCGCACTGCTCGCGCTGGACGCCCCGGTCGCGGTCGCCGGCCCGGTGTCGGCGGCGGTGGCGGTGACGGTGGTGCTGCCGGTCGCGGACGCCTACACGCCGCTCGGACGGGACGTGCGGACGGACGCGCTCCGCCGGGCGGGCCGGGCGCGTCTCGGCCTCGAAGTACTGCTCGCGGCGGGCGCGGCGTTCGTCGCGGGCGGCGCGCTCGCGGCGGCGGGCCTCCGATTGCACTCGATATTCGGGACGTTCGTCGTCGTCGTCCTCGGCGGCGTCGCCGTGGGCTACGGGTCCTTCGTCCTGCGGAACCGCGAGTTCTACGCGGACGCGTAGGGTTGCGCGAGGTCGAAGAACTCGCCGGCCGTACGCGGTGGGTTCCCGGGAGCCGGCAGCCAGCGCCCGCCGGACGCGTCGGGGTGTCGGGGTAGCAATCCTTTTCGGGACGGACGCAATAGCGACAGGCGTGTTCCCGGGAGTCGAGGAGTACGGGGTGGACGTGCACGTCGCGGACCGCGACGTGGAGCGCGCGCTGGCGGTGCGACCGGACGACGTCGAGGCCGCCGACGAGCTCTCGTTCGCGCGCAACGTCTTCGTGCCGCTGACGACGGCGTGTCGCTACACCTGCACGTACTGCACCTACTACGACCCGCCCGGGCAGGCGTCGCTGATGACGCCCGAGGGGATACGCGAGACGTGTCGGCGCGGCGCCGACGCGGGCTGTACGGAGGCGCTGTTCACCTTCGGCGACGACCCGGACGACCGGTACACGGAGATCCACGCCGAACTCGCGGAGCTCGGCCACGACTCCATCCACACGTACCTCCGGGAGGCGTGCGAAATCGCGCTCGACGAGGGCCTCCTCCCGCACTCGAATCCGGGCGACCAGACGCACGCGGAGATGGCGGCCGTCGCGGACGTGAACGCCTCGATGGGCGTGATGCTGGAGACGACCGCGGAGGTGCGGGCGCACGGCGGGCCGCGCTCGAAGGTGCCGGGCCAGCGCCTGAACACCATCGCGAACGCCGGGAAGCTCGACGTGCCGTTCACGACCGGCATCCTCGTGGGAATCGGGGAGACGTGGCGCGACCGGGCGGAGAGCCTGCTCGCGATCCGCGACCTCCACGAGCGCTACGGCCACGTCCAGGAGGTCATCGTCCAGCCGGTCTCGGACAACGAGCGCTGGCACGAGGGGTCGCCCTCGCTGGCGACGATGCGCCGCGCCGTCGCGATGGCGCGCGACGTCCTCCCCGATTCGGTGTCGGTGCAGGTGCCGCCGAACCTCTTCGACGCCCGCGAGGTGGTGGACTGCGGCGTCGACGACCTCGGCGGCGTCTCGCCGGTGACGGACGACCACGTGAACCCGGACTACGCGTGGCCGGCGCTGCGCGAACTCGAAGCGGTCGCCGAGCACGCGGGCGTCCCGCTCGCGGAGCGCCTCCCGACCTACGAGCGGTTCCTCGAGTCGGAGCGCTGGACGTCCGAGCGGATCCGATCGGCGCTCGAAGCGACGGACGAGGCGGGCGAGCGCTATCGGGCGGTTCGGGCGGGGGCGACCGGCGCGGCCGACTGAGACGTCACATTTAGAGGCAGTAATTGCCCCGTCCTACGACCCGTATCCGACCGGGGTTCACGGCGAACCGTCGCACTCGGGGCGGGCCGAAGGGGAGTTCGCGGATCGCGGCGTGTCACGTACGGCGGCGAGTCACGTCCCGTACCCGGGAGCCGTGACACTCCTTGCAGGCATACGCAGAAAGAGGGTCGCGCGCGTGTAGTACCCACCTAGTGAGTCTGAACACGACCGAGCAGTGGAAACAGGAGAAACACCCCCTCGACGTCGTCGAGGACCTCCGCGAGTACGCAGAGGAGGAACTCGGTTTCGACGACATCGAGGAGCGGGCGGGCGACGGCGAGTGGGAGCGCCTCAAGTGGGCGGGGGCGTACACGCAGAAGCAGGACGGCTACTTCATGGTGCGGACGAAGGTCCCCGGCGGGCACCTCACCCCCGAGCAGGCCGAGGTCATCGGCGAAGTCGCCGAGGAGTACGCCGTCCAGCCCGACGAGGAGTACGAGGAGGTCAACGACGAGTTCTGGGGCGACGCCTACCTCGACATCACGACGCGCCAGGACATCCAGATGCACTGGATCCGAGTCGAGGACGTCCCCGAGATCTGGGACAAGTACGACGAGGTCGGGCTCACCACGATTCAGGGGTGTGGTGACTCCGCCCGGAACGTGCTCGGCTGTCCGGCCGCCGGCCTCGACGACCACGAGTGCTTCGACGCTCAGCCCGTCATCGACGCCGTCTCCGACTACTTCACGAACAACCGCGAGTACGCCAACCTCCCGCGGAAGTTCAAGATGACCATCACGGGCTGCAAGCACGACTGCGCGCAGTCCCAGATCAACGACGTCGGCCTCGTCCCCGCGAAGAAGCAGACCGACGAGGGCGCCGTCTACGGCTTCCACGCTCGCGTCGGCGGCGGCCTCTCCGACGGTCCGCGAATGGCCTCCGAGCTCGACGTCTTCGTCCGCCCCGAGCACGCCGTCGAGTTCTGCCGCGCCATCGCGCAGACGTTCAAGGAGCTCGGCGACCGCCACAACCGCGGCGTCTGCCGGATGCGCTACCTCGTCCAGCAGATGGGGCCCGAGAACTTCGAGCAGGCGGTCCGCGACCGCTGTGACGTCGACCTCCCGAACGCCGGCATCGACCTCACCGAGGGGTACACCGGCGACCACGTCGGCGTGCACGACCAGAAGGAGGACGGCCTGAAGTACGTCGGCTTCAACGTCATCTCCGGGCGCGTCGGCGGCGACGAGTTCGTCGAGGCCGCCCGCGCCGCGAAGGAGTACGGCACCGAGGAGTCGACCGTCCGCCTCGCGACCGACCAGAACTTCCTCATCACGCACGTCCCCGAGGAGAACGTCGAGGACCTCGTGAACGAGGCGTTCGCCGAGGACTACCAGCCCGACCCCGGCCCGTTCTCCCGCGGTGCGGTCGCCTGTACGGGCACGGAGTACTGCAAGTACGCCATCATCGAGACGAAGGCGCGCACCAAGCAGTGGGCGCGCCAGCTCGACGAGCAGATCGAGACGCCCGACGACCTCGACGTCGTCCGCATGCACATGTCCGGGTGTTCGGCGTCCTGCGCACAGCCCCAGATCGCGGACGTCGGCTTCCGCGGCGAGACCGTGAAGGTCGAGACCGCCGACAACAGCGACGACGACATCGTCGAGGGGATGGACTTCGGCCTCGGCGGGAGCCTCGGCCCCGACAACGCCTTCCTCGACTGGGTGGAGACCGCCGTCCCCGCCGGGAGCGTCACCGGCGCCCTCGAGGAGCTGTTCGCCGTCTACACCGAGGAGCGCACGGAGGACGAGCGCTTCTACGAGTGGACGCGCCGCGTCGACAACGACCGCCTGCGCACCGTGATGCAGCGTGCCGACGGCCCCGTCTCCAAGGGGGTGGCGCACGGTGACTGATCGGACTCCGGGCGT carries:
- the cofC gene encoding 2-phospho-L-lactate guanylyltransferase; this encodes MRTLVPFDATDPKTRLAGLFTPSERRDLAGVLLADVLAALRAAGGDPLVVATESVDCAAPVVVDERPLSEAVNARLDAGTAVVMADLALATPRALARFFAADGDVVLAPGLGGGTNALVVRDDAFAVDYHGTSYLDHLRAAHEGGLSVREFDATRLALDVDERADLADVLVRGEGEAGAWLREAGVRLDRTGGRTTVTRSE
- the cofG gene encoding 7,8-didemethyl-8-hydroxy-5-deazariboflavin synthase subunit CofG, which gives rise to MFPGVEEYGVDVHVADRDVERALAVRPDDVEAADELSFARNVFVPLTTACRYTCTYCTYYDPPGQASLMTPEGIRETCRRGADAGCTEALFTFGDDPDDRYTEIHAELAELGHDSIHTYLREACEIALDEGLLPHSNPGDQTHAEMAAVADVNASMGVMLETTAEVRAHGGPRSKVPGQRLNTIANAGKLDVPFTTGILVGIGETWRDRAESLLAIRDLHERYGHVQEVIVQPVSDNERWHEGSPSLATMRRAVAMARDVLPDSVSVQVPPNLFDAREVVDCGVDDLGGVSPVTDDHVNPDYAWPALRELEAVAEHAGVPLAERLPTYERFLESERWTSERIRSALEATDEAGERYRAVRAGATGAAD
- a CDS encoding ferredoxin--nitrite reductase — its product is MNTTEQWKQEKHPLDVVEDLREYAEEELGFDDIEERAGDGEWERLKWAGAYTQKQDGYFMVRTKVPGGHLTPEQAEVIGEVAEEYAVQPDEEYEEVNDEFWGDAYLDITTRQDIQMHWIRVEDVPEIWDKYDEVGLTTIQGCGDSARNVLGCPAAGLDDHECFDAQPVIDAVSDYFTNNREYANLPRKFKMTITGCKHDCAQSQINDVGLVPAKKQTDEGAVYGFHARVGGGLSDGPRMASELDVFVRPEHAVEFCRAIAQTFKELGDRHNRGVCRMRYLVQQMGPENFEQAVRDRCDVDLPNAGIDLTEGYTGDHVGVHDQKEDGLKYVGFNVISGRVGGDEFVEAARAAKEYGTEESTVRLATDQNFLITHVPEENVEDLVNEAFAEDYQPDPGPFSRGAVACTGTEYCKYAIIETKARTKQWARQLDEQIETPDDLDVVRMHMSGCSASCAQPQIADVGFRGETVKVETADNSDDDIVEGMDFGLGGSLGPDNAFLDWVETAVPAGSVTGALEELFAVYTEERTEDERFYEWTRRVDNDRLRTVMQRADGPVSKGVAHGD